TATTTGAGAAGTTATCCCGTTTCAGTTCAGTCCCCACACTCACAAAAACATTCCCCAAGGTGCACTATCATGACAATGCCCAGGTAGCCTGTGAGTATGTTCACAATGGACATTTTTAAGTGGTATTCTATGCAACTCTTCAGAATGAATGTGTGTATAATGACTAGTGAGCATGCACAATGTCAACAATGACCTGACAAAGTTGCCCGCGGTTCACTCACACTGAAACGTTACACCATCATGCATACCACATCAGTTTGCCTATTCAAGTATTTATTTTCTGCAGGGATTGTCTGCCCCCAGTCCTCTTTCTCTCACAACTGAACTCTTCCCCAGTTAGGTGTGAAGTCATGACAACGTTGGATGACAAGATCCTGGGGGAGAAGCTGCAGTACTACTACAGCAGCAGTGAGGATGAGGAAAGTGACAAGGAGGATGACGAGGGGGAGCACAAGACCATCCGCAACCCAGATGTACTGGAGCCTGAGATAGAATACAGCGGTGACGGTAGTGCCATCaacacaggtaacacacctggGGTTTACATTGTTGCGGTGCATACATTTATGAAAACTTCTCTATTTTGCATGACCGAGCTTGAGAAACATCTCTGTTCGACACAATATGTTTTCAATTTGAACATTTTGTTGACGATGCCCCAGTCGTCTAGCAACCATGACTATAAAGTGTTGTTGTAGGCAGCTGCATTGACACAGTGGTACcaaagtgatgatgatggtacgtGTGCAGGGCCCAAGGGGGTGATTAATGACTGGAGGAAGTACAAACAGCTGAAGGTGGAGCAGAAACAGGAGcagaaagaggagatggagagactcATCAAGAAGCTGTCCATGACCTGCCGCTCCGACCTGGACGACGAAGCCGACGCCATTAAACAGAAAGAGATGCAGGACAAGATCCAACACAAGGtgagtgaaggggagaggggataCTGAACGCTTTGCAGCATAATAGTTCCGTATACCGATATGTCATACATTTGAGTTGAGGACGCCAACACACAAATAAAAGATCTAAAATGGAATGGAGTTTTTCAGAAAAGTTGTTATTTagtgtgtcctccccatccctcagATGACCATGCAGGAGTACAACATGCTCCAGGAAGACGAGGATGACGAGGACTTCCTCCAGCAGTACAGGAAGCAGCGCATCGAGGAGATGCGCCGGAAGGTGTTGCGCGGTAAGCGCTTCGAGCAGGTCTACGAGCTCAACAGTGGCGAGGAGTTCCTGGAGGCTGTGGACAAGGAGGACAAGGCCTGCCTGGTTATGATCCACATCTACGAGGGCGAGGTGCCTGCCTGCGAGGCAATGATGGGCAGCCTGCTGTGCCTGGCACAGGAATACCCCCTGGTCAAGTTCTGTAGCGTGCGTGGGTCGGTTATCGGCACCAGTGCCCAGTTCAGGGGCAGCGCCTTGCCAGCCCTGCTGGTGTACAAAGGAGGAGACCTGATTGGGAACTTTGTGCGcatcacagaccagctaggagAGGACTTCTATGCTGTGGATGTGGAAGCGCTGCTGCAAGAGTATGGGCTGCTGCCGGACAAACCTGTCCTTGTCGCTAAGACCATCCGCAACTGCGCCATCACACAGAGCGATGACTCTGACCTTGACATAGACTAGAGAACAGACCTGCACATAAATAGAAACATAGACTAGAACCTCTATGTGTATACACACTCGACATAGACGAGAACCccaatgtgtacacacacacacacacacagtcgacaGACTAGAACcgctatgtacacacacacacacagtcgacaGACTAGAACCGCTATGTACACACACAGTCGACAGACTAGAACCCCTACGTACACACACAGTCGACAGACTAGAACCCCTACGTACACACACAGTCGACAGACTAGAACCCCTACGTACACACACAGTCGACAGACTAGAACCCCTACGTACACACACAGTCGACAGACTAGAACCCCTACGTACACACACAGTCGACAGACTAGAACCCCTACGTACACACACAGTCGACAGACTAGAACCCCTACGTACACACACAGTCGACAGACTAGAACCCCTACGTACACACACAGTCGACAGACTAGAACCCCTACGTACACACACAGTCGACAGACTAGAACCCCTACGTACACACACAGTCGACAGACTAGAACCCCTACGTACACACACAGTCGACAGACTAGAACCCCTACGTACACACACAGTCGACAGACTAGAACCCATACGTgcgcgcccacacacacacacacggtcgaCAGACTCGAACCcctatgtgcacacacacacacacacacacacacacacacacacacacacggtcgaCAGACTAGAACccctatgtacacacacacacggtcgaCAGACTAGAACCCctacgtgtacacacacacacacggtcgaCAGACTAGAACCCATACGTGCGCGTGCACACACAGTCGACAGACTAGAACccctatgtacacacacacacacagtcgacaGACTAGAACccctatgtacacacacacacggtcgaCAGATGACAacccctacatacacacacacacggttgacAGACTAGAACCCCTACGTACACACACGGTCGACAGACTAGAACCCCTACGTACACACACGGTCGACAGACTAGAACccctacgtacacacacacacacggttgacAGAACCCCTACGTGCGCACACACTTTTAAAGGAGTGATTTGACCTACAACTAAGACCGATTTGAATACGCTCAAGTTCAATAGCGTGGTTTCCACTACCACGTTATCTCTGGGCTCGTCAGTGCTTGACACCGCCAGAGTTGTTTGAAATTGAGAAACTCAACATGCGATTACTATACGCAAATACCTTGTTGACAAATTTGCGACTCCCTTTGACGATGGTGTGAAATTTTGTTATGGGTGTTACAGGAAGTAATTTCATGTTGTGGAGTCGCTCAGTTTTAAACGGCGATAGAGTTGTAACTGGACACCATATTG
The Oncorhynchus keta strain PuntledgeMale-10-30-2019 unplaced genomic scaffold, Oket_V2 Un_contig_1083_pilon_pilon, whole genome shotgun sequence DNA segment above includes these coding regions:
- the pdcl gene encoding phosducin-like protein → MTTLDDKILGEKLQYYYSSSEDEESDKEDDEGEHKTIRNPDVLEPEIEYSGDGSAINTGPKGVINDWRKYKQLKVEQKQEQKEEMERLIKKLSMTCRSDLDDEADAIKQKEMQDKIQHKMTMQEYNMLQEDEDDEDFLQQYRKQRIEEMRRKVLRGKRFEQVYELNSGEEFLEAVDKEDKACLVMIHIYEGEVPACEAMMGSLLCLAQEYPLVKFCSVRGSVIGTSAQFRGSALPALLVYKGGDLIGNFVRITDQLGEDFYAVDVEALLQEYGLLPDKPVLVAKTIRNCAITQSDDSDLDID